In Chitinivorax sp. PXF-14, one genomic interval encodes:
- the moaC gene encoding cyclic pyranopterin monophosphate synthase MoaC: MQNNDQLTHFDDSGQAHMVDVGGKPETHRIAVATGRITMQPETLARIKAGDHKKGDVIGIARIAAIMSSKRTGELIPLCHPIPLTRVAADFHIIDADSAVECTVTAETVGRTGIEMEALTAVSIGLLTIYDMCKAIDRGMRIDGIRLLEKHGGKSGSWKA; encoded by the coding sequence ATGCAGAACAACGATCAGCTCACCCATTTCGATGACAGCGGCCAGGCACACATGGTCGATGTCGGCGGCAAGCCGGAAACCCACCGCATCGCCGTTGCCACCGGGCGCATCACCATGCAGCCCGAAACGCTGGCCCGCATCAAGGCCGGCGACCACAAGAAGGGTGACGTGATCGGCATCGCGCGCATCGCGGCGATCATGTCGAGCAAGCGCACCGGCGAGCTGATCCCGCTGTGCCACCCGATCCCGCTGACGCGCGTGGCGGCGGATTTCCACATCATCGACGCCGACAGCGCGGTCGAGTGCACCGTCACGGCGGAAACCGTCGGCCGCACTGGCATCGAGATGGAGGCGCTGACCGCCGTCAGCATCGGCCTGTTGACCATCTATGATATGTGCAAGGCTATCGACCGTGGCATGCGCATCGACGGCATCAGGCTGCTGGAGAAGCACGGCGGCAAGTCGGGAAGCTGGA